A stretch of the Argentina anserina chromosome 6, drPotAnse1.1, whole genome shotgun sequence genome encodes the following:
- the LOC126797474 gene encoding heavy metal-associated isoprenylated plant protein 32-like, translating to MAVKDETKPKIPGHEITCVLKLDTNTKGWHKTISKVLRTIEGASYSIDTETGTVTVTGLIDPKALMARLAKSGKHAELVKVDSGILREARMKKELKQKQLQEQREHYQYYAQYGYPYGYSNGYYPQQYGYHNHSGAGYPYGTTTPDYYRSHHQPYPNYYQQQTVRPTTTPPVQRLGFPQPPPPMEIHPFYDPETKCTIM from the exons ATGGCGGTCAAGGATGAGACAAAGCCAAAGATCCCCGGTCATGAGATA ACTTGTGTATTGAAGTTGGATACTAATACCAAGGGGTGGCACAAGACCATTTCCAAAGTTTTGAGAACAATCGAGG GAGCATCTTACAGTATTGATACAGAAACTGGAACCGTAACTGTAACTGGTTTGATCGATCCAAAAGCCCTTATGGCACGATTAGCCAAATCTGGGAAGCATGCAGAGCTGGTTAAGGTTGATTCAGGAATTCTTCGTGAGGCGAGGATGAAAAAAGAGCTGAAGCAGAAACAGTTACAAGAACAGCGAGAACATTATCAATATTATGCGCAATATGGATACCCTTATGGCTATTCTAATGGTTATTATCCTCAGCAATATGGATACCATAATCATAGTGGAGCAGGATACCCTTATGGAACAACAACACCAGATTACTACCGCAGTCATCATCAGCCCTACCCTAACTACTATCAGCAGCAGACAGTTAGGCCGACGACTACACCACCTGTACAAcgattagggtttccacagCCACCACCGCCGATGGAGATACACCCGTTTTACGATCCGGAGACAAAGTGCACAATTATGTGA
- the LOC126799682 gene encoding 30S ribosomal protein S21, chloroplastic, whose product MAASSSLCNFLSFLTPSKPPSQTKPPPPHLHLSQTHKARDSFVPLVAQPGPSFSSSSSELESVMNPSLAYANTLFFNSAYNVQVIVDEGESEERLLNRFRREVMRAGVIQEVKRRRYFENTQDEKKRRTRDAAKRNKRRRTFSRPPLMQTRQGQDVPVAKKSDDDEDNWDMPEGDIPY is encoded by the exons ATGGCTGCCTCATCCTCTCTCTGCAACTTCCTCTCCTTCCTCACACCCTCAAAGCCCCCTTCCCAGACCAAACCCCCACCTCCCCATCTCCATCTCTCCCAAACCCACAAGGCCCGTGACTCTTTCGTCCCTCTTGTTGCCCAACCCGGtccctctttctcttcttcttcttcggagTTGGAGTCAGTCATGAACCCCTCTCTGGCCTATGCCAACACTCTCTTCTTCAACTCGGCTTACAATGTTCAAGTCATCGTCGACGAGGGCGAGTCCGAGGAGCGGCTGCTCAACCGGTTCCGGCGAGAGGTCATGAGAGCTGGCGTCATCCAGGAAGTTAAGAGGAGGAGGTACTTCGAGAACACCCAGGATGAGAAGAAGCGCAGAACTCGCGATGCTGCTAAGCGCAACAAAAGAAG GCGTACCTTTTCGAGGCCTCCGCTTATGCAGACCAGGCAGGGGCAGGACGTCCCTGTAGCCAAGAAGAGTGATGACGACGAAGATAACTGGGATATGCCTGAGGGTGACATACCCTATTGA
- the LOC126799045 gene encoding F-box/kelch-repeat protein At3g27150, with protein sequence MSKESRDSNLGGLGFGNHTGPPEKVRRRSSMSSSFDGFSFSSKELMQLDCALTLSLGTFMVPKPKDADYCYSIPSLIEEVEDLILARVPRSEYWKFFLVNKRFLELLKSGELYKIRRELGIKEPSVFVSPSGEGTWWEFDRQFKSCRKLPILPAEDSFICGDRESICAGTHLLVSGREIEGLVVWKYDMEANIWSRGPSMINPRCLFASATCGSYGYVAGGFGMVATGWEVMDFAEKYHPETKSWEPLPNMIRKRRFSSGCYMDNKFYVIGGRDPEGRDLSCAEAFDIDKKTWELIPDMLEVDGPQEQALNNQSPPLIAVVNNELYSLQTCTNELKVYMKRSKSWNKLGTVPVRADTTLGWGIAFKSLGNELLVIQSSPHGPSLLYTCRPDPNAEELQWEALQHGKNPTCFIVNCSVMAA encoded by the coding sequence ATGTCCAAAGAAAGCAGGGATTCTAACTTGGGTGGTTTGGGGTTTGGTAACCATACCGGCCCTCCAGAAAAGGTTAGGAGAAGATCAAGCATGAGCAGCAGctttgatggattttcattttcatccaAGGAGCTCATGCAGCTTGATTGTGCCTTAACCTTATCACTGGGAACTTTTATGGTGCCTAAACCGAAGGATGCAGATTATTGTTACTCAATTCCTTCCCTCATTGAAGAGGTGGAGGATTTGATCTTGGCCAGAGTTCCCAGGTCTGAGTACTGGAAGTTCTTCTTGGTAAACAAGCGCTTCTTGGAGCTTTTGAAGAGTGGAGAGCTGTACAAGATCAGGCGTGAACTCGGGATCAAAGAGCCGTCTGTTTTCGTTTCCCCTAGCGGGGAGGGAACATGGTGGGAATTCGACAGGCAGTTCAAGTCCTGCAGGAAGCTCCCTATCTTACCTGCGGAAGACAGCTTCATCTGCGGGGATAGGGAATCGATTTGTGCAGGAACTCATCTTCTAGTTTCAGGCAGAGAAATTGAGGGGCTTGTTGTGTGGAAGTATGATATGGAAGCAAACATTTGGTCAAGAGGTCCTTCCATGATCAATCCAAGGTGCTTGTTTGCTTCTGCTACATGTGGTTCCTATGGATATGTAGCTGGTGGGTTTGGAATGGTGGCAACAGGTTGGGAAGTTATGGATTTTGCTGAGAAATACCATCCGGAGACTAAATCTTGGGAGCCTCTTCCAAATATGATCCGAAAGAGAAGGTTTAGCTCTGGCTGTTACATGGACAACAAGTTTTATGTGATTGGTGGGAGAGACCCTGAGGGAAGAGATCTCAGCTGTGCAGAAGCCTTTGATATCGATAAGAAGACTTGGGAACTCATCCCAGACATGTTAGAAGTAGATGGTCCTCAAGAACAAGCTTTGAACAATCAATCCCCGCCTCTCATTGCGGTTGTGAACAATGAGCTCTACTCACTCCAAACCTGCACAAATGAGCTCAAGGTGTACATGAAGAGAAGCAAATCATGGAATAAGTTGGGAACAGTTCCTGTGAGAGCTGATACTACTCTAGGATGGGGAATAGCTTTCAAGTCTCTGGGGAATGAGCTACTTGTCATACAATCTTCACCACATGGCCCTTCCCTGTTATACACTTGCCGCCCTGATCCAAATGCTGAGGAGTTGCAGTGGGAAGCTCTTCAGCATGGCAAGAACCCTACCTGCTTCATCGTTAATTGCTCTGTCATGGCAGCTTGA
- the LOC126798220 gene encoding SWI/SNF complex component SNF12 homolog, whose protein sequence is MSMNNNNPPKNLGASSSPFRNSGMVAPSMSANPLFQQSQGQAQLGAGYQQQFQLSQAQAIAQAQSKSQAHAHAQAQAQVQAHAQAQAQAQFQAQLQAQAMSLNQNQTGSMGNSPSYSTPGSGSVKRFPQKPPVRPPGLSPTNMISPIRTMDLSAANRKKKQKLPDRQLQDKVATILPESALYTQLLEFEARVDAALTRKKVDIQEALKSPPSIQKTLRIYVFNTFANQVRSIPQKPNAEPPTWTLKIVGRILEDGVDPDQPGVVQKSNPFYPKFSSFFKRVTISLDQRLYPDNHIINWENARSPAPHEGFEVKRKGDKEFTVNIRLEMNYAPEKFKLSQPLMEVLGIEVETRPRIIASIWHYVKARKLQNPNDPSFFNCDPPLQKVFGEEKMKFTMVSQKISQHLFPPQPIHLEHKMKLSGNSPAGTACYDVLVDVPFPIQRELTALLANSEKNKEIDACDEAICGAIRKIHEHRRRRAFFLGFSQSHVEFINALIESQSKDLKLVAGVASRSAEKERRSDFFHQPWVEDAVIRYLNRKPVAGSDGPGSA, encoded by the exons ATGTCGATGAACAATAATAACCCACCTAAGAATCTTGGAGCGTCGTCGTCGCCCTTTAGGAATTCTGGGATGGTGGCTCCATCTATGTCTGCAAACCCTTTGTTTCAACAATCGCAGGGTCAAGCACAACTTGGGGCCGGTTATCAGCAACAGTTTCAGCTATCCCAAGCGCAGGCGATTGCACAGGCTCAGTCGAAATCTCAAGCACATGCCCATGCCCAAGCACAGGCTCAAGTGCAGGCACACGCCCAAGCTCAGGCTCAAGCCCAATTCCAGGCTCAGTTACAGGCTCAGGCGATGTCCCTAAACCAGAATCAAACAGGTTCTATGGGGAATTCACCATCATATTCCACACCTGGAAGTGGAAGTGTCAAGCGCTTCCCTCAGAAACCTCCGGTTCGCCCTCCTGGTCTTTCACCTACGAACATGATTTCACCCATTAGAACCATGGACCTCTCAGCTGCTAATCGTAAAAAGAAGCAGAAACTTCCCGACAGACAGCTACAGGACAAAGTAGCCACCATATTGCCGGAATCTGCTCTGTACACCCAGCTTCTTGAGTTTGAGGCTCGTGTGGATGCTGCGCTTACAAGAAAGAAGGTTGACATCCAAGAAGCTCTGAAGAGCCCCCCTTCGATTCAGAAAACCCTTCGCATTTATGTTTTCAACACTTTTGCCAATCAGGTTcgctcaattccacagaaaccaAATGCTGAACCCCCTACTTGGACACTGAAGATAGTTGGGAGGATCTTGGAAGATGGGGTTGACCCTGATCAGCCTGGAGTGGTCCAGAAATCAAATCCCTTTTACCCAAAGTTTTCATCTTTCTTCAAGAGAGTAACCATATCTTTGGACCAGAGGCTATATCCTGATAATCATATCATTAACTGGGAAAATGCAAGGTCACCTGCACCACATGAGGGATTTGAGGTAAAGAGAAAAGGGGATAAAGAATTTACAGTGAATATACGCCTGGAAATGAATTATGCGCCTGAGAAATTTAAGCTTTCACAACCTTTGATGGAAGTTCTTGGTATTGAAGTGGAAACTCGTCCAAGGATTATAGCTTCAATCTGGCACTATGTGAAGGCTAGGAAATTGCAGAACCCAAATGACCCCTCTTTCTTTAACTGTGATCCACCCCTTCAAAAAGTGTTCGGAGaggaaaaaatgaaattcaCTATGGTGTCCCAGAAGATATCTCAACATTTGTTTCCCCCACAACCTATACATTTGGAGCATAAGATGAAGCTTTCTGGGAATAGTCCAGCTGGGACAGCATGTTATGATGTGTTGGTAGATGTGCCTTTTCCTATTCAAAGGGAATTAACTGCTCTATTGGCCAATTcagagaaaaacaaagaaatcgATGCCTGTGATGAAGCAATATGTGGAGCTATCAGAAAAATCCACGAGCATCGGCGCAGGCGAGCTTTTTTCCTTGGATTTAGTCAATCACATGTGGAATTCATCAATGCACTGATTGAATCTCAAAGCAAAGATTTAAAGCTTGTAGCTGGAGTAGCGAGCCGTAGTGCTGAGAAAGAACGGCGGTCAGATTTCTTTCATCAACCATG GGTTGAAGATGCTGTTATCCGATATTTGAATCGGAAGCCAGTTGCAGGTAGTGATGGTCCTGGGAGCGCATGA
- the LOC126797475 gene encoding uncharacterized protein LOC126797475: MEKYESGEFEAGGYKWKLVLFPNGNKNHDVKDHISIYLEMGGKKAVKPGRSVTIDYKLFLLNQRKESYLVRENSNEEKKYCIYRTIVGGLAGFDRFIPLKEFSDASNGYLIDDTCEFGAEVKVSETNLVKGECWFSIVNPVTYKYVWKITNFSALDAPVHYSLPFTAHDNQKYCAWRLLLFPNGIHAGEGSHVSLYLGLHNPHELPPGSRILADYTLRILDQIHGNHRSFKVIGNWFDSSRNLGSHQMILQEENARFSKDGSCIIEVEFTIQGLSIPRVCHGFFKFFSEKQRRIWIF, translated from the coding sequence ATGGAAAAGTATGAATCGGGGGAGTTTGAGGCCGGAGGATACAAGTGGAAACTAGTGCTCTTCCCCAACGGAAACAAGAATCATGATGTGAAAGATCACATCTCTATCTACTTGGAGATGGGTGGAAAAAAAGCAGTAAAGCCCGGCAGGAGTGTAACAATTGATTACAAGTTATTTTTGCTTAATCAGCGGAAAGAGAGCTATCTGGTTCGAGAAAATTCCAATGAGGAGAAAAAGTACTGTATTTATCGGACAATCGTTGGTGGTTTGGCTGGATTTGATCGATTCATCCCTCTCAAAGAGTTTAGTGATGCATCAAATGGTTATCTCATTGATGACACTTGTGAGTTTGGAGCAGAGGTCAAGGTTTCTGAAACTAATCTGGTCAAAGGAGAGTGTTGGTTCTCGATTGTCAACCCTGTTACGTACAAGTATGTTTGGAAGATTACTAACTTCTCAGCGTTAGACGCTCCAGTTCATTATTCATTACCATTCACTGCTCACGACAATCAAAAATATTGTGCATGGAGACTGTTGCTCTTTCCCAATGGAATTCACGCTGGAGAGGGTAGTCATGTTTCTCTCTATCTGGGTTTGCATAATCCACATGAGCTTCCTCCTGGATCGAGAATACTTGCAGATTATACTCTACGCATTTTGGATCAAATCCACGGCAACCATCGTTCTTTTAAAGTAATTGGCAATTGGTTCGATAGCAGCAGGAATCTGGGCTCCCACCAAATGATTTTACAAGAAGAAAACGCAAGGTTTTCAAAGGATGGCAGCTGCATAATTGAGGTCGAATTTACTATTCAAGGACTTTCTATACCAAGAGTTTGCCATggattttttaagtttttttctGAGAAGCAACGACGAATATGGATTTTTTAA
- the LOC126801282 gene encoding ATPase family AAA domain-containing protein FIGL1 isoform X2, with protein sequence MAGKEGLNSGEEVCWRKQVDDNLHRLQSLLFGAELAAERNDFSSAQIFSLRLLGFLDSHSHSQLDRAFVTPIRREAVSKLGEARRALIPDSDRKAFEQAKKDPGFVFSTKGDIDIGRIKQSKYFQALLQQSNHGKVVTDLGDQLENREKLTGKLSKPMTQTKLTSLYKNNTGTASNTIVEKRHAHHNRYSSHSTSSFQIVEEEERAHENHLGKKRAHREFNSPTLDNTKSPSANEDARADVSGNGFVTAKAKLEMDVRQRRGLGASPNASVSPQSDNSVANRGFIARSYGVSRRGVRGNFIPPVKSNGGNVGNMTSKIGGKSDDALDDSTRSCMEMLCGPDGELPEKLRNLEPRLIEHVSNEIMDKDPNVRWNDIAGLDHAKKCVTEMVIWPLLRPDIFKGCRSPGKGLLLFGPPGTGKTMIGKAIAGEAKATFFYISASSLTSKWIGEGEKLVRALFGVASCRQPAVIFVDEIDSLLSQRKSEGEHESSRRLKTQFLIEMEGFDSGSEQILLIGATNRPQELDEAARSPVTFQDFESALQEVRPSVSLNELGTYDDWNKQFGSLSL encoded by the exons ATGGCGGGAAAGGAGGGACTGAACTCCGGCGAAGAGGTCTGCTGGAGAAAGCAGGTCGACGACAACCTGCACCGCCTTCAATCTCTTCTCTTCGGAGCCGAACTCGCCGCCGAGAGAAACGACTTCTCCTCCGCTCAGATCTTCAGTCTTCGTCTCCTCGGCTTTCTCGACTCACACTCTCACTCTCAACTCGACCGTGCTTTCGTCACCCCTATTCGCCGCGAAGCCGTCTCCAAGCTCGGCGAGGCTCGCCGCGCGCTCATTCCTGATTCCGATCG CAAAGCTTTCGAGCAAGCGAAAAAGGATCCTGGTTTTGTTTTCAGCACAAAGGGAGATATTGACATTGGGAGGATTAAACAGTCAAAGTACTTTCAGGCTCTTCTTCAGCAGTCTAATCATGGAAAGGTTGTGACTGATTTG GGAGATCAATTGGAGAATAGGGAAAAGTTGACTGGCAAGTTATCAAAACCTATGACACAAACTAAGCTGACATCATTGTACAAGAACAACACTGGGACAGCAAGTAACACTATTGTTGAAAAGCGTCATGCTCATCACAACCGTTACAGTAGTCATAGTACCTCGTCTTTTCAAATAGTCGAAGAGGAAGAAAGAGCTCATGAGAATCACTTGGGAAAAAAACGTGCGCACAGGGAATTTAACAGCCCCACTCTTGATAATACAAAGTCCCCATCAGCCAATGAAGATGCTAGAGCCGATGTTTCTGGCAATGGGTTTGTAACTGCCAAAGCCAAATTG GAAATGGATGTAAGGCAAAGGCGAGGCTTAGGTGCATCACCAAATGCTTCTGTCTCTCCTCAAAGTGATAACAGTGTTGCTAATAGGGGTTTCATTGCGAGATCATATGGTGTTTCCCGTCGAGGTGTCCGTGGCAATTTTATTCCTCCCGTCAAATCTAATGGGGGTAATGTTGGGAATATGACTTCAAAAATTGGGGGAAAGTCTGATGATGCATTAGATGACTCAACTAGGAGCTG tATGGAAATGCTCTGTGGTCCTGATGGGGAGCTCCCAGAAAAATTAAGGAACTTGGAACCTCGTCTTATTGAACATGTCAGTAATGAAATTATGGATAAGGATCCAAATGTTCGATGGAATGATATTG CTGGTTTGGACCATGCTAAAAAGTGTGTCACAGAGATGGTTATATGGCCCTTGTTACGTCCCGACATTTTCAAAGGTTGTCGCTCTCCTGGAAAGGGTCTTCTACTCTTCGGTCCACCA GGAACAGGGAAAACGATGATTGGGAAAGCCATAGCTGGAGAGGCAAAAGCAACATTTTTTTACATCTCTGCCAGTTCATTGACAAGCAAATGG ATTGGTGAGGGTGAAAAGTTAGTTCGGGCCCTTTTTGGAGTAGCTAGTTGTCGGCAGCCAGCTGTAATTTTTGTTGACGAAATTGACTCACTTCTCTCACAG CGTAAGTCAGAAGGTGAACATGAATCAAGTAGGCGACTCAAAACACAGTTTCTCATTGAAATGGAAGGCTTTGACAGTGGCAGTGAGCAAATTCTTCTTATAG GAGCAACAAATCGACCCCAAGAGCTTGATGAAGCAGCACGCA GCCCAGTAACTTTTCAG gattttgagAGTGCATTACAAGAGGTGAGGCCCTCTGTTTCCTTGAATGAGCTCGGTACCTATGATGATTGGAACAAGCAATTTGGAAGCTTGTCTCTTTAA
- the LOC126801282 gene encoding ATPase family AAA domain-containing protein FIGL1 isoform X1 has translation MAGKEGLNSGEEVCWRKQVDDNLHRLQSLLFGAELAAERNDFSSAQIFSLRLLGFLDSHSHSQLDRAFVTPIRREAVSKLGEARRALIPDSDRKAFEQAKKDPGFVFSTKGDIDIGRIKQSKYFQALLQQSNHGKVVTDLGDQLENREKLTGKLSKPMTQTKLTSLYKNNTGTASNTIVEKRHAHHNRYSSHSTSSFQIVEEEERAHENHLGKKRAHREFNSPTLDNTKSPSANEDARADVSGNGFVTAKAKLEMDVRQRRGLGASPNASVSPQSDNSVANRGFIARSYGVSRRGVRGNFIPPVKSNGGNVGNMTSKIGGKSDDALDDSTRSCMEMLCGPDGELPEKLRNLEPRLIEHVSNEIMDKDPNVRWNDIAGLDHAKKCVTEMVIWPLLRPDIFKGCRSPGKGLLLFGPPGTGKTMIGKAIAGEAKATFFYISASSLTSKWIGEGEKLVRALFGVASCRQPAVIFVDEIDSLLSQRKSEGEHESSRRLKTQFLIEMEGFDSGSEQILLIGATNRPQELDEAARRRLTKRLYIPLPSSEARAWIVENLLEKDGLFKLTREDIVNICKLTEGYSGSDMKNLVKDASMGPLREALRQGIEITKLKKEDMRPVTFQDFESALQEVRPSVSLNELGTYDDWNKQFGSLSL, from the exons ATGGCGGGAAAGGAGGGACTGAACTCCGGCGAAGAGGTCTGCTGGAGAAAGCAGGTCGACGACAACCTGCACCGCCTTCAATCTCTTCTCTTCGGAGCCGAACTCGCCGCCGAGAGAAACGACTTCTCCTCCGCTCAGATCTTCAGTCTTCGTCTCCTCGGCTTTCTCGACTCACACTCTCACTCTCAACTCGACCGTGCTTTCGTCACCCCTATTCGCCGCGAAGCCGTCTCCAAGCTCGGCGAGGCTCGCCGCGCGCTCATTCCTGATTCCGATCG CAAAGCTTTCGAGCAAGCGAAAAAGGATCCTGGTTTTGTTTTCAGCACAAAGGGAGATATTGACATTGGGAGGATTAAACAGTCAAAGTACTTTCAGGCTCTTCTTCAGCAGTCTAATCATGGAAAGGTTGTGACTGATTTG GGAGATCAATTGGAGAATAGGGAAAAGTTGACTGGCAAGTTATCAAAACCTATGACACAAACTAAGCTGACATCATTGTACAAGAACAACACTGGGACAGCAAGTAACACTATTGTTGAAAAGCGTCATGCTCATCACAACCGTTACAGTAGTCATAGTACCTCGTCTTTTCAAATAGTCGAAGAGGAAGAAAGAGCTCATGAGAATCACTTGGGAAAAAAACGTGCGCACAGGGAATTTAACAGCCCCACTCTTGATAATACAAAGTCCCCATCAGCCAATGAAGATGCTAGAGCCGATGTTTCTGGCAATGGGTTTGTAACTGCCAAAGCCAAATTG GAAATGGATGTAAGGCAAAGGCGAGGCTTAGGTGCATCACCAAATGCTTCTGTCTCTCCTCAAAGTGATAACAGTGTTGCTAATAGGGGTTTCATTGCGAGATCATATGGTGTTTCCCGTCGAGGTGTCCGTGGCAATTTTATTCCTCCCGTCAAATCTAATGGGGGTAATGTTGGGAATATGACTTCAAAAATTGGGGGAAAGTCTGATGATGCATTAGATGACTCAACTAGGAGCTG tATGGAAATGCTCTGTGGTCCTGATGGGGAGCTCCCAGAAAAATTAAGGAACTTGGAACCTCGTCTTATTGAACATGTCAGTAATGAAATTATGGATAAGGATCCAAATGTTCGATGGAATGATATTG CTGGTTTGGACCATGCTAAAAAGTGTGTCACAGAGATGGTTATATGGCCCTTGTTACGTCCCGACATTTTCAAAGGTTGTCGCTCTCCTGGAAAGGGTCTTCTACTCTTCGGTCCACCA GGAACAGGGAAAACGATGATTGGGAAAGCCATAGCTGGAGAGGCAAAAGCAACATTTTTTTACATCTCTGCCAGTTCATTGACAAGCAAATGG ATTGGTGAGGGTGAAAAGTTAGTTCGGGCCCTTTTTGGAGTAGCTAGTTGTCGGCAGCCAGCTGTAATTTTTGTTGACGAAATTGACTCACTTCTCTCACAG CGTAAGTCAGAAGGTGAACATGAATCAAGTAGGCGACTCAAAACACAGTTTCTCATTGAAATGGAAGGCTTTGACAGTGGCAGTGAGCAAATTCTTCTTATAG GAGCAACAAATCGACCCCAAGAGCTTGATGAAGCAGCACGCAGGCGACTTACTAAGAGACTTTACATTCCCCTGCCATCTTCAG AAGCAAGAGCCTGGATAGTGGAGAATCTCCTGGAGAAGGATGGACTATTCAAACTAACAAGGGAAGACATTGTTAACATATGCAAGTTAACAGAAG GGTACTCAGGATCAGACATGAAGAATTTAGTGAAGGATGCCTCTATGGGTCCTCTAAGAGAAGCTCTGAGACAAGGCATAGAAATTACAAAGCTTAAGAAGGAGGATATGCGCCCAGTAACTTTTCAG gattttgagAGTGCATTACAAGAGGTGAGGCCCTCTGTTTCCTTGAATGAGCTCGGTACCTATGATGATTGGAACAAGCAATTTGGAAGCTTGTCTCTTTAA